In a single window of the Vibrio celticus genome:
- a CDS encoding RNA helicase: MAAIPDHTSDLEYELCYFDDGSITTITIFVHNRQEAMTWYLSEGKHINDLYSIRPDE, translated from the coding sequence ATGGCCGCTATTCCTGATCATACAAGCGATTTAGAATATGAGCTTTGTTATTTTGACGATGGATCAATAACCACAATCACGATATTCGTTCACAATCGACAGGAAGCGATGACTTGGTATCTTAGCGAAGGAAAACATATCAACGATCTTTATTCGATAAGACCCGATGAATAA
- the ltrA gene encoding group II intron reverse transcriptase/maturase codes for MEAKPFTISKWAVKHAYELVKANKGSAGVDNQSIEGFERNLKGNLYKIWNRLSSGTYFPPPVKAVSIPKKSGGERILGIPTVSDRIAQMVVKLEFEPKVERIFLPDSYGYRPNKSALDAIGVTRKRCWNYNWVLEFDIKGLFDNIRHDLLLKAVYKHTNLTWVRLYIERWLVAPMQMEDGDLKTRQMGTPQGGVISPVLANLFLHYVFDKWLQKHFPKTLWCRYADDGLVHCNTESEAQQMLEALKARFEDCGLELHPTKTKIVYCKDGSRKGDSEHTSFDFLGYTFMRRVCKNWKRNSLFLSFSPAVSKSALKSMRLKIRKLRVRMKTELSIAQMAKWLNPMINGWINYYGRYYRSALYGMCRHVNKALVRWARRKFKPLRRHKTQAMRFLERISEQNPHLFAHWKQGMLGAFA; via the coding sequence ATGGAAGCAAAACCATTTACCATTTCAAAGTGGGCAGTGAAGCACGCCTACGAATTAGTTAAAGCTAATAAAGGAAGTGCAGGAGTTGATAATCAATCTATTGAAGGTTTCGAAAGAAATCTAAAAGGTAATCTTTATAAGATCTGGAATCGATTATCTTCTGGCACCTATTTTCCACCTCCAGTTAAAGCGGTAAGTATACCGAAGAAAAGTGGAGGAGAACGGATTTTAGGTATACCAACGGTAAGCGATCGGATCGCACAAATGGTCGTAAAACTTGAATTTGAGCCAAAGGTTGAGCGGATCTTTTTGCCAGACTCATATGGGTATAGACCTAATAAATCAGCGCTTGATGCTATAGGTGTCACTCGTAAGCGATGTTGGAACTATAACTGGGTACTTGAGTTTGATATTAAAGGGCTGTTCGATAACATTCGGCATGATCTGTTACTTAAAGCGGTATATAAACACACCAATCTCACTTGGGTAAGGTTGTATATAGAGCGCTGGCTAGTAGCACCGATGCAAATGGAAGATGGCGACCTCAAAACTAGGCAGATGGGGACACCGCAAGGTGGCGTTATTAGCCCTGTATTAGCGAACCTATTTCTACATTATGTTTTTGATAAATGGCTACAAAAGCATTTCCCCAAAACATTATGGTGCCGTTATGCTGATGATGGTTTGGTTCATTGTAATACTGAAAGCGAAGCTCAGCAGATGCTTGAGGCTCTGAAAGCTCGTTTTGAGGATTGTGGACTTGAGCTCCACCCCACAAAAACCAAAATAGTATATTGTAAAGATGGGAGTAGAAAAGGTGATTCGGAACATACCAGTTTCGACTTTCTTGGCTATACCTTTATGCGTAGGGTTTGCAAAAACTGGAAACGCAATAGCTTATTTTTAAGCTTCTCGCCGGCAGTGAGCAAATCAGCATTAAAATCAATGAGATTGAAAATTAGAAAGTTACGAGTGCGGATGAAAACAGAACTTAGCATAGCGCAAATGGCTAAGTGGTTAAACCCAATGATAAACGGGTGGATCAACTACTATGGTCGCTACTATCGCTCGGCACTGTATGGCATGTGCAGGCACGTAAATAAAGCTCTGGTTCGTTGGGCGAGACGAAAGTTTAAGCCATTACGACGTCACAAAACACAAGCAATGAGATTCTTGGAAAGGATTTCAGAGCAGAACCCCCACTTGTTTGCCCATTGGAAGCAAGGAATGTTAGGTGCGTTTGCTTGA
- a CDS encoding DEAD/DEAH box helicase: MPFSKLGLSSPIVKAVAKQGYEKPTSIQEKAIPIVLSGKNLIAAAQTGTGKTASFVLPILEMLSKGETQRKKRIRAVILTPTRELAIQVEQNITKYAKFLNLTSLAMYGGVSYQHQKDRLIEGVDILVATPGRLIDMYGQRAVHFDEVEVLVLDEADRMLDMGFIEDINKIIARLPQDIQNLLFSATLSTPVRALAKSAISEAEEISIAKTDASKANIEQWLVTVDKDRKSALLSHMITEGNWDQALIFIETKHGAAKLVAQLEKRGIQAEAFHSGRSQAIREKILADFKKGRLKYLVATGVAARGIDIDNLSRVVNYDMPFPADDYVHRIGRTGRADASGEAISFLSKDNFKNLCIIEKRLGHLIERRVVEGFEPRKEVPISVLNFVPKKKREQQQD; this comes from the coding sequence ATGCCATTTTCCAAGCTTGGATTAAGCTCACCTATTGTTAAAGCCGTTGCAAAACAAGGCTATGAAAAGCCAACCTCTATTCAAGAAAAAGCAATTCCGATTGTACTTTCTGGTAAGAACCTTATTGCGGCAGCACAAACAGGTACAGGTAAAACTGCGAGCTTTGTTCTCCCTATCTTAGAAATGCTAAGTAAAGGTGAAACACAACGTAAAAAACGTATTCGCGCTGTTATTCTGACACCAACTCGTGAGCTTGCGATTCAGGTTGAACAGAACATCACTAAGTACGCGAAGTTCCTAAACCTAACATCACTAGCGATGTACGGTGGCGTATCTTACCAACACCAGAAAGATCGCTTGATTGAAGGTGTCGACATTCTTGTGGCAACACCAGGTCGTTTGATCGACATGTACGGTCAACGTGCTGTTCACTTTGATGAAGTGGAAGTACTGGTTCTAGATGAAGCAGACCGCATGCTAGACATGGGTTTCATTGAAGACATCAACAAGATCATTGCTCGTTTACCACAAGACATCCAAAACTTACTGTTCTCAGCAACGCTTTCAACGCCAGTGCGTGCGCTAGCGAAAAGTGCTATCAGTGAAGCAGAAGAGATTTCAATTGCCAAAACTGACGCTTCTAAAGCGAACATTGAGCAATGGTTGGTAACCGTAGATAAAGACCGTAAGTCAGCACTATTGAGCCACATGATTACCGAAGGTAACTGGGACCAAGCGCTTATATTTATCGAAACTAAACATGGCGCGGCTAAGTTGGTTGCTCAACTTGAGAAACGTGGCATTCAAGCTGAAGCTTTCCACAGTGGACGTAGCCAAGCAATTCGTGAAAAGATCTTGGCTGACTTCAAGAAAGGCCGCCTAAAATACTTAGTCGCGACGGGGGTTGCTGCTCGTGGTATCGATATCGACAACCTAAGCCGCGTAGTGAACTACGACATGCCTTTCCCTGCAGATGACTATGTTCACCGTATTGGTCGTACAGGCCGTGCTGATGCATCTGGCGAAGCGATCTCTTTCCTATCGAAAGATAACTTCAAAAACCTGTGCATTATTGAAAAGCGTCTGGGTCACTTGATTGAACGTCGCGTTGTTGAAGGTTTCGAACCACGCAAAGAAGTGCCAATCTCAGTATTGAACTTCGTTCCTAAGAAGAAAAGAGAACAGCAACAAGACTAA
- a CDS encoding PPC domain-containing DNA-binding protein, with product MITPIATRLTRGQDLKLEIQRLVTTHNISAGSIASCVGCVSQLNIRLANANNTKLVQAPFEIVSVMATLTPNHQHVHISVADENGNVIGGHLLEGTIIATTAELIVHRYDTLTFNREHDDSTGYTELVIGTSK from the coding sequence ATGATCACTCCTATCGCAACGAGATTAACCCGCGGGCAAGACCTAAAGCTTGAGATCCAAAGGTTAGTGACCACACACAACATCTCGGCAGGCTCTATCGCGTCTTGTGTTGGTTGTGTCTCTCAGCTCAATATTCGTCTAGCTAATGCGAACAACACCAAGCTCGTCCAAGCTCCGTTCGAAATAGTCTCGGTGATGGCAACGCTAACCCCAAACCACCAGCATGTTCATATATCCGTTGCTGATGAAAATGGCAATGTGATTGGTGGGCATTTGCTTGAAGGGACGATTATCGCAACCACGGCTGAACTGATCGTTCACCGCTACGATACTTTGACCTTCAACAGAGAGCATGACGATTCAACGGGGTACACTGAGCTTGTTATCGGCACTAGCAAATAA
- a CDS encoding ABC transporter substrate-binding protein, with translation MVSVPEALEQVLALQLEQGCFNVIPRLLESYGDAAIKALTLATEKHSLFNQQHDHLLITQYPWVDNLDPAKTYRTAEHHILRSVYNTLLVQDHEGNPQASLAHHWKMEGRLLHFWLRPNVLFHDGETLTAKDVAQCLLQLKNIEGPVQSLFDQVSDVQVVGDKQLTIELTHANPMFLYALSSPHASIYRCKRTYFSSGRSAYIGTGPFSLDDWSEERLVLKRHRGYFAQNALLEQITLTDIEDLNDHTLSFNQSGVAEETTINALSYVAVNRRENSGITPEELDRLVSFIKSSSKEFDADMVTDDLSFSPSKLIRSNPIPILTGTVVLTRPRMTIPLLQEMADWLQQTIAKTGVTIEVIELPNISDPSSMSESADLLFIEEVIEQPADYGLYDWLLASSGLRFIFNNSEMKAHCERVRAAVSGEDPMSELKEIEGSLYQQKLLCPLFHGKEKVFNSVEVHGVEINQTGYSDFYKLWIASNEK, from the coding sequence TTGGTCAGCGTTCCCGAAGCATTAGAACAGGTGTTAGCGCTTCAGTTAGAACAAGGGTGCTTTAACGTTATTCCTCGTCTTCTAGAAAGCTATGGTGATGCTGCAATAAAGGCACTGACGCTAGCGACTGAAAAACATAGTTTGTTCAATCAACAACATGACCATTTGCTGATCACTCAATATCCGTGGGTTGATAACCTTGATCCAGCCAAAACATACCGAACCGCCGAACATCACATCTTAAGAAGTGTCTACAATACGTTACTCGTCCAAGATCATGAGGGAAATCCTCAAGCGAGCCTCGCGCACCATTGGAAGATGGAAGGACGCCTTCTGCATTTTTGGTTGAGACCGAATGTGTTATTCCATGACGGTGAAACTTTAACGGCCAAAGATGTTGCTCAATGTTTGTTGCAGCTAAAAAATATCGAAGGGCCAGTACAATCTTTATTTGATCAGGTCAGTGATGTTCAAGTGGTGGGTGATAAACAACTGACTATTGAACTAACACACGCAAACCCAATGTTTCTCTATGCATTAAGTAGTCCTCACGCGTCTATTTATCGTTGCAAGCGTACTTATTTTTCGAGCGGGCGCAGTGCCTATATCGGAACCGGTCCTTTCTCATTGGATGATTGGAGCGAAGAGCGCTTGGTTCTTAAACGTCACCGAGGTTACTTTGCTCAAAATGCCTTGTTAGAACAGATAACGCTCACCGACATAGAAGATTTAAATGACCACACCCTGAGTTTTAATCAATCTGGCGTCGCTGAAGAAACCACAATCAATGCGCTTTCGTATGTTGCGGTTAATCGTAGAGAAAACTCGGGCATCACCCCTGAAGAACTCGACAGGCTGGTATCGTTTATCAAGTCCAGCAGTAAAGAGTTTGATGCTGATATGGTGACGGATGATCTGTCTTTCTCGCCGAGTAAATTAATACGCAGCAATCCCATTCCTATTTTGACCGGCACTGTTGTGTTAACACGACCTAGAATGACGATTCCTTTACTTCAAGAGATGGCTGACTGGCTGCAACAAACGATTGCAAAGACTGGCGTGACGATTGAAGTCATTGAGCTTCCTAATATTAGTGACCCTAGCTCCATGAGTGAGTCGGCAGACTTGTTATTCATTGAAGAAGTTATCGAACAGCCAGCCGATTATGGCCTTTACGATTGGCTACTTGCTTCCTCTGGGCTCAGATTCATTTTCAACAATTCTGAGATGAAGGCGCATTGCGAGAGAGTTAGAGCTGCTGTGAGTGGCGAGGACCCAATGAGCGAGCTGAAAGAGATTGAAGGTTCGCTTTATCAACAGAAGTTACTTTGTCCGTTATTTCACGGTAAAGAGAAGGTTTTTAACAGTGTTGAGGTTCATGGCGTAGAGATTAACCAAACCGGTTATAGTGATTTTTATAAGCTTTGGATAGCTTCGAACGAGAAGTAA
- a CDS encoding DUF6279 family lipoprotein, translating into MRKCRWLVLLVCFVFAGCGTKLAYNNISWFAVSYIEDFVSLSNSQESELEERLDLLQQWHKETQLPLYISQLEAIQNVDRSDMNPAFIVGQSEETKEHIRSIVNKFAPDIYALSMQLSPEQDREFLKNFREKQQDYYEERLSLNDEDSRERYRTRIEERAERWLGSVSKEQKQIILAWSQEWVNTNNSWRQYQNNTYQELTTLMAKKSDLHIAQPIIMKLLLNNEAYYPDELESQLNQNMETSAKFLVDIAATSSNKQWAYFMNELESLKGTLKSLQE; encoded by the coding sequence ATGAGAAAGTGTCGATGGTTAGTCTTATTAGTCTGTTTTGTATTCGCTGGTTGCGGGACTAAACTTGCCTACAACAATATAAGCTGGTTTGCGGTTAGCTATATTGAAGACTTTGTTTCTCTATCCAACAGTCAAGAATCAGAGCTCGAAGAGCGCCTCGACTTATTACAGCAATGGCACAAAGAAACTCAGCTACCTCTGTATATCTCGCAATTAGAAGCGATTCAGAACGTAGATCGGTCGGATATGAATCCCGCTTTTATTGTGGGTCAAAGTGAAGAAACTAAAGAGCATATTCGCTCAATCGTTAATAAGTTCGCTCCAGATATTTACGCCTTGAGTATGCAGCTTAGCCCTGAGCAAGACAGAGAATTTTTAAAGAACTTTCGTGAAAAGCAGCAAGACTATTATGAAGAAAGGTTGTCGTTGAACGATGAAGATTCGAGAGAGCGATACAGAACTAGAATAGAAGAGCGGGCAGAGCGGTGGTTAGGTTCGGTGTCTAAAGAACAAAAACAGATTATTCTGGCTTGGTCTCAAGAGTGGGTAAACACCAATAACAGCTGGCGACAATATCAAAACAACACCTATCAAGAGCTAACGACGCTGATGGCAAAGAAGAGCGACCTGCATATTGCTCAGCCGATTATCATGAAATTGCTTTTAAACAATGAAGCTTATTATCCTGATGAACTTGAGTCACAACTCAACCAAAATATGGAAACATCAGCCAAGTTTTTAGTAGATATCGCCGCGACCAGCAGTAACAAGCAGTGGGCGTATTTTATGAATGAATTAGAAAGCCTCAAAGGAACGTTGAAGTCATTGCAAGAGTAG
- a CDS encoding prepilin-type N-terminal cleavage/methylation domain-containing protein codes for MKRSPLQKGFTLLELIVVIVILAVIAVVAAPRFLSIADDAREATSRALFDNFRAGAEIYQGACLARGGDVTELRGQDTSDFNIDGIYSNFSGSCYPVRNSNAGVRRDINNARGCYELFQDIVNSDHFEDVNFGSGGGFVA; via the coding sequence ATGAAAAGATCACCGTTACAAAAAGGCTTCACACTTTTGGAACTGATCGTCGTTATTGTCATACTCGCCGTTATCGCTGTGGTCGCCGCTCCACGCTTTTTGTCTATTGCAGATGATGCAAGAGAAGCGACTAGCCGAGCACTGTTTGACAACTTCCGTGCCGGAGCAGAGATCTATCAAGGAGCTTGTTTAGCTCGAGGCGGAGATGTAACCGAATTGCGAGGACAGGATACTTCAGATTTCAATATCGACGGCATTTACTCGAACTTCTCGGGCAGTTGCTACCCAGTGCGTAATAGCAATGCAGGTGTGCGTAGAGATATTAACAATGCGAGAGGCTGTTACGAACTGTTCCAAGACATCGTCAACAGCGATCATTTCGAAGATGTTAACTTTGGTAGTGGCGGCGGCTTTGTTGCGTAA
- the dbpA gene encoding ATP-dependent RNA helicase DbpA: MSTSKFSSIALKPELLNTLDSLGYTEMTPIQALSLPTILNGKDVIGQGKTGSGKTAAFGLGVLQNLRVKRFRVQSLVLCPTRELADQVAKEIRTLARGIHNIKVLTLCGGMPMGPQIGSLEHGAHILVGTPGRILDHLEKGRIDLSELNTLVLDEADRMLEMGFQDALDAVIEAAPKERQTLLFSATFPKQIKSVADRIMRNPEMVKVESTHDHSSIQQHFYKLEGSEARDDALELLLLHHQPESAVVFCNTKKEVQNVNDELSHRGFSVIELHGDMEQRERDQALVQFSNKTISILVATDVAARGLDVDNLDAVFNFELSRDPEVHVHRIGRTGRAGSKGVAISFFSEKEMYRVAQIDEYMDMPIEPSELPAKPIAKPYYSNMVTIQIDGGKKAKLRAGDILGALTGQGGIDGKSVGKINLFAMRAYVAVERSVAKKALNKIESGKMKGRQFRARILK; the protein is encoded by the coding sequence TTGAGCACTTCAAAATTCTCTTCAATCGCCCTTAAACCAGAGCTTCTAAACACGTTAGATTCTCTTGGTTATACTGAAATGACGCCGATCCAAGCGTTAAGTCTTCCTACTATCCTAAATGGCAAGGACGTTATCGGTCAGGGTAAAACGGGTTCAGGTAAAACAGCTGCTTTCGGTTTAGGCGTGCTGCAGAACCTACGCGTTAAGCGTTTCCGTGTTCAGTCTTTAGTGTTATGTCCGACTCGTGAGCTTGCAGACCAAGTAGCAAAAGAGATTCGTACTCTTGCTCGTGGTATTCACAACATTAAAGTGCTGACACTATGTGGCGGTATGCCAATGGGCCCTCAGATTGGTTCACTAGAGCATGGCGCACACATTCTTGTAGGCACACCTGGTCGTATTCTTGATCACCTAGAGAAAGGTCGTATTGACCTGTCTGAGCTGAACACACTTGTGTTAGATGAAGCTGACCGCATGCTAGAAATGGGCTTCCAAGACGCTTTGGATGCTGTGATTGAAGCGGCGCCAAAAGAACGCCAAACTCTACTATTCAGTGCGACTTTCCCTAAACAGATCAAATCTGTTGCAGACCGCATCATGCGCAATCCAGAAATGGTGAAGGTTGAATCAACACATGACCACTCAAGCATCCAACAACACTTCTACAAGTTAGAAGGTTCTGAAGCTCGTGATGACGCTCTAGAGTTGCTGTTACTTCATCATCAACCGGAATCTGCGGTTGTGTTCTGTAACACTAAGAAAGAAGTGCAGAACGTAAACGATGAGCTAAGCCACCGTGGTTTCAGCGTTATCGAACTTCATGGTGACATGGAACAGCGTGAACGTGACCAAGCTTTGGTTCAGTTCTCAAACAAAACCATCTCGATTCTAGTGGCGACAGACGTTGCGGCTCGTGGTCTTGATGTTGATAACCTAGATGCTGTGTTCAACTTTGAATTGTCTCGCGACCCTGAAGTTCACGTACACCGCATTGGTCGTACTGGTCGTGCAGGAAGCAAAGGAGTAGCGATCAGCTTCTTTAGCGAAAAAGAGATGTACCGTGTTGCTCAAATCGATGAGTACATGGACATGCCAATCGAGCCATCTGAGCTTCCAGCAAAACCAATTGCTAAGCCGTACTACTCGAACATGGTTACCATCCAGATTGATGGCGGTAAGAAAGCTAAGCTTCGTGCTGGTGATATTCTTGGCGCATTGACGGGCCAAGGCGGCATTGATGGTAAATCAGTAGGTAAGATCAATCTGTTCGCAATGCGTGCTTACGTAGCGGTAGAAAGATCTGTGGCTAAGAAAGCACTGAACAAAATCGAATCAGGTAAAATGAAGGGTCGTCAATTCCGCGCCCGAATCCTGAAGTAA
- a CDS encoding RNA methyltransferase, translated as MISKNQLKLLRALGQKKQRKAHSLFLVQGEKNVLELFNSDLVVKNVFATADFLSENHASLIEFDCVEASLDDLTKASTLVSNNAAIAVVEIPTFELPEATGLMIALDGVSDPGNLGTIIRVADWYGIKHIVASSDCADPYNPKTISATMGSFGRVHVSQTDLPAYLEQANLPVYGAFLEGESVHKTEFTANGILLMGSESHGIREHAAKYVTDKITIPAFGGAESLNVAMATGIILDNMRRQHS; from the coding sequence ATGATTTCAAAAAACCAATTAAAACTCCTTCGTGCTTTGGGCCAAAAGAAACAACGTAAAGCCCACAGCCTGTTTCTAGTTCAAGGTGAAAAGAACGTTCTTGAGCTGTTCAATAGTGACTTAGTGGTGAAGAACGTCTTTGCTACCGCTGATTTCTTATCTGAAAATCATGCTTCACTGATTGAGTTTGATTGTGTTGAAGCCTCGCTGGATGATCTAACCAAAGCGAGCACTTTGGTCAGTAACAATGCCGCGATTGCGGTTGTTGAGATCCCAACCTTTGAACTACCAGAAGCGACAGGACTGATGATTGCACTTGATGGCGTTTCAGACCCGGGCAACCTAGGTACGATTATTCGTGTAGCAGACTGGTATGGCATCAAGCATATCGTTGCGAGCAGCGATTGCGCAGACCCATATAACCCTAAAACGATCAGTGCAACTATGGGCAGCTTTGGCCGCGTGCACGTAAGCCAAACAGACTTACCCGCTTACTTAGAGCAAGCGAACCTGCCTGTTTACGGTGCTTTCTTAGAAGGAGAAAGTGTTCATAAGACTGAGTTTACTGCTAACGGTATTTTGTTGATGGGCAGCGAGTCTCACGGCATCCGTGAACACGCGGCTAAATACGTGACTGATAAGATTACGATTCCAGCATTCGGTGGCGCAGAGTCTTTGAACGTTGCAATGGCGACAGGTATTATTCTCGACAACATGCGTCGTCAGCACAGCTAG
- the fdxA gene encoding ferredoxin FdxA, protein MAFVVGDNCIQCKYTDCVAVCPADAFHEGPNFMVINPIECIDCGLCVPECDAQAIFQEDELPEDQKIFIEVNAELAEIWPVQTEVKAPMEEAEKWNGVADKLAMLEK, encoded by the coding sequence ATGGCATTTGTCGTAGGCGATAATTGTATTCAATGTAAATACACAGACTGTGTGGCAGTGTGCCCCGCAGATGCGTTCCATGAAGGCCCAAATTTCATGGTAATCAACCCAATCGAATGTATTGATTGTGGCTTGTGTGTACCTGAATGTGATGCTCAAGCAATCTTCCAAGAAGATGAACTGCCAGAAGATCAAAAGATCTTCATCGAAGTGAACGCAGAACTTGCTGAGATTTGGCCTGTACAAACGGAAGTAAAAGCACCAATGGAAGAAGCTGAAAAGTGGAATGGTGTCGCTGATAAGTTGGCAATGCTAGAAAAGTAA
- a CDS encoding 3'-5' exonuclease — MASNSADSVIVLDFETTGLSPNMGDRAIEIGAVKLVNGEVVDTFQQLMNPGFRVSGFIESYTGITNRMLSTAASCSEVMDEFAGFIQDSQLVAHNASFDKRFLDAELDNIGRDYNGQFACSMLIARRLIQDAPTHKLGDLVRFKQIDNDGTFHRALADSEMTARLWLLMIDELQSDHGIQQPSFQLMQKISKTAKGSIPKLLMSNRG, encoded by the coding sequence ATGGCTTCAAACTCCGCAGATTCCGTTATCGTTCTCGATTTCGAAACCACAGGCTTATCACCCAATATGGGCGATCGAGCGATTGAGATCGGTGCGGTAAAACTCGTTAACGGCGAAGTCGTCGACACCTTCCAACAACTCATGAACCCAGGGTTTCGTGTGAGTGGCTTCATTGAAAGCTACACCGGCATTACTAACCGAATGCTAAGTACCGCGGCCAGTTGCAGTGAAGTGATGGATGAGTTTGCAGGCTTTATTCAAGACAGTCAGCTTGTGGCTCATAATGCCTCGTTTGATAAACGCTTTCTCGACGCAGAATTAGACAATATTGGGCGTGATTACAATGGACAGTTTGCATGCTCAATGTTGATTGCTCGTCGGCTAATCCAAGACGCTCCGACCCATAAGTTGGGCGACCTAGTTCGATTCAAGCAAATAGATAACGACGGCACTTTCCACCGAGCATTAGCCGATTCAGAAATGACAGCAAGGTTGTGGTTATTAATGATCGATGAGCTGCAGAGTGACCACGGTATTCAACAGCCGAGCTTCCAATTGATGCAGAAAATATCGAAGACAGCCAAAGGTTCGATTCCAAAACTACTGATGAGCAACAGGGGTTAG
- a CDS encoding NAD(P)/FAD-dependent oxidoreductase, producing MIRLTEIKLPLDHEESAIQDAIEAKLGINSDQVLSFNIFKRGYDARKKSKILLIYTLDVLVENEAELLEQFISDPHVKVTPDMEYKFVAKAVENQTERPVVIGFGPCGLFAGLVLAQMGFNPIIVERGKEVRERTKDTFGFWRKRTLNTESNVQFGEGGAGTFSDGKLYSQVKDPKHYGRKVIEEFVAAGAPEEILYVSKPHIGTFKLVTMIEKMRASIIELGGEIRFSTRVDDVHMEDGQITGLTLSNGEEIKSRHVVLAVGHSARDTFEMLYDRGVYMEAKPFSVGFRIEHKQSMIDEARFGKNAGNPILGAADYKLVHHCKNGRTVYSFCMCPGGTVVAATSEEGRVVTNGMSQYSRAERNANSAIVVGIDPERDYPGDALAGIRLQRELESGAYVLGGENYDAPAQKIGDFLKGRDPSAIGEVQPSFTPGIHLTDISKALPDFAIEAIREAIPAFEKKIKGFSTPDGLLTGVETRTSSPVCIKRGKDFQSINLKGFFPAGEGAGYAGGILSAGIDGIKAAEALALSMVEQNQAEKIEIA from the coding sequence ATGATACGTTTAACCGAAATTAAACTCCCTCTAGACCATGAAGAGTCAGCGATTCAAGACGCTATTGAAGCGAAACTTGGTATTAACTCTGATCAGGTACTCTCTTTTAATATCTTTAAACGTGGCTACGATGCTCGTAAGAAATCAAAGATCTTACTTATCTACACGCTTGACGTTCTCGTTGAAAACGAAGCTGAGTTGTTAGAACAATTCATTAGCGACCCGCACGTAAAAGTGACTCCTGATATGGAGTACAAGTTTGTTGCTAAAGCGGTTGAGAACCAAACTGAGCGCCCTGTGGTTATCGGTTTTGGCCCTTGTGGTCTATTCGCTGGCCTAGTGCTTGCTCAAATGGGTTTCAACCCAATCATCGTTGAGCGCGGTAAAGAAGTTCGTGAACGTACTAAAGATACCTTTGGTTTCTGGCGTAAGCGTACACTGAACACTGAATCAAATGTGCAGTTTGGTGAAGGCGGAGCAGGTACATTCTCGGACGGTAAGCTATACAGCCAAGTTAAAGATCCAAAGCACTACGGCCGTAAGGTAATCGAAGAATTCGTTGCTGCTGGCGCACCAGAAGAAATTCTATACGTAAGTAAGCCACACATCGGTACCTTTAAACTGGTTACCATGATCGAGAAGATGCGTGCTTCCATCATTGAACTTGGTGGCGAAATCCGTTTCAGCACTCGTGTAGACGACGTTCATATGGAAGATGGTCAAATCACTGGCCTAACGCTTTCTAACGGTGAAGAGATCAAATCTCGTCACGTGGTATTGGCTGTTGGACACAGTGCTCGTGACACGTTTGAAATGCTGTACGATCGTGGCGTTTACATGGAAGCGAAGCCTTTCTCTGTTGGTTTCCGTATCGAACACAAACAATCGATGATCGATGAAGCTCGTTTCGGTAAGAACGCAGGCAACCCAATCCTAGGTGCTGCGGACTACAAACTGGTTCACCACTGTAAGAATGGCCGCACTGTATACAGCTTCTGTATGTGCCCAGGCGGTACTGTAGTTGCTGCAACGTCTGAAGAAGGCCGCGTTGTAACTAACGGAATGAGCCAATACTCTCGTGCAGAGCGTAACGCAAACAGTGCAATCGTTGTAGGTATCGACCCAGAACGTGATTACCCAGGTGATGCATTGGCTGGTATCCGTTTACAACGTGAATTAGAAAGCGGTGCTTATGTTCTTGGTGGCGAAAACTACGATGCACCAGCACAGAAAATCGGTGACTTCTTGAAAGGTCGCGATCCAAGTGCAATCGGTGAAGTACAACCGTCATTCACGCCGGGTATCCACCTGACTGATATTTCAAAAGCGCTGCCTGATTTTGCTATCGAAGCGATTCGTGAAGCAATCCCAGCGTTCGAGAAGAAGATCAAAGGTTTCTCTACGCCAGACGGCCTACTTACCGGTGTTGAGACACGTACGTCTTCTCCTGTATGCATCAAACGTGGCAAAGACTTCCAAAGCATCAACCTTAAGGGCTTCTTCCCCGCTGGTGAAGGTGCAGGCTACGCAGGCGGTATCCTGTCTGCTGGTATCGACGGCATTAAGGCCGCAGAAGCGCTAGCACTATCAATGGTAGAACAGAACCAAGCTGAGAAGATTGAGATCGCTTAA